In Akkermansia muciniphila ATCC BAA-835, the genomic stretch CGGAAGGGGCAGCCGATCTCATCAAGGCGGGCGTGCAGGCCATCAAGGTGGGCGTGGGCCCCGGCTCCATTTGCACTACCCGCGTCATATCCGGCGTGGGCATGCCCCAATTCACCGCCATTCAGGAGGTAGCCTCCGTGGCGCGTCCCGCGGGCGTCACCGTCATTGCGGACGGCGGCATCCGCTATTCCGGAGACATTGTCAAAGCCCTGGCCGCAGGCGCCGACCTGGTAATGCTGGGCGGACTGCTGGCAGGTACGGAAGAAAGCCCCGGCAAGGTGGTTCATTACCAGGGCCGCCACTTCAAGCAGTATCGCGGCATGGGCTCCCTGGGCGCCATGCGCCGCGGCTCCGGCGACCGCTACGGTCAGAACAGCTCCGGCAAGCTCGTTGCGGAAGGCGTGGAAGCGCGCGTTCCGTATAAAGGCATGCTGGCGGACGTGGTATTCCAGCTCATGGGCGGCCTGCGCTCCGGCATGGGTTATCTGGGTGCGCACAATCTGGAGGAACTCCGGAACAAGGCCCGGTTCGTTCAAATCACCTCCGGCGGGCTGAAGGAAAGCCATCCCCACGATATCACCATCACGGAAGAACCCGTCAATTATTCCTGTTAACTCCTCCCTCACATGGACGACAAGCACCTCGTAGCCGTCATTGACTTCGGCTCCCAATACACCCAGCTCATCGTACGCCGCGTGCGCGAACTGGGCTACATGGCCAAGCTGTATGCGCTGGAAGACCTGGACCAGATTCACGAACCCGGCGCCGTCATCCTTTCCGGCGGCCCCAAAAGCACCACGGATGCGGACGCCCCGGACATTGACTTTGAATGGCTCCAAAGCCTGAATGTCCCCGTCCTGGGCGTGTGCTACGGCATGCAGCTGCTGAACATCAAGCACGGCGGCACCGTAAAAGCCAGCAACAAGCGGGAATACGGCCCCGCCGCCCTGCTGCCGGAAACCTGCGTGGGCCTGTACCGGGACATGTCCCCTTCCTCCCAGGTATGGATGAGCCATTCGGACACGGTGGACCATCTGGCGGAAGGCTGCCGCGTAATCGCCCGCAATGCGGAAGGCGTCCCCGTCTCCCTCCAATGGGGAGAAACCACCTTCGGCATCCAATTTCATCCGGAAGTGACCCATTCCCATGAAGGGCGCACCATCCTGCGCAACTTCCTTTCCTGTGCGGCCAACCTTAAAAAGTTCGACATCGGAGACTTTAAAAGGGAACTCATCCGGGAAATCCGGGAACGCGTAGGCAACAGGCAGGTGGTCTGCGGCGTCTCCGGCGGCGTGGACAGCACCGTTCTGGCCGTTCTGTTGCATGAAGCGGGCGTGAACATGCGCGCCATCTTTGTGGATAACGGTCTGCTCCGCAAAAACGAGGCAGAGGAAGTGCGGGCCAATTTCGCCCGTATGAACGTGGAAATTGAAACGGTGGATGCCTCCGAACGCTTCCTGGCGGCTCTGGACGGAGAAAGCGATCCGGAAAAGAAACGCCGTATCATCGGAGGCCTGTTCATCGACGTTTTCTGGGATGCCGTGGGAGACGCG encodes the following:
- the guaA gene encoding glutamine-hydrolyzing GMP synthase, with translation MDDKHLVAVIDFGSQYTQLIVRRVRELGYMAKLYALEDLDQIHEPGAVILSGGPKSTTDADAPDIDFEWLQSLNVPVLGVCYGMQLLNIKHGGTVKASNKREYGPAALLPETCVGLYRDMSPSSQVWMSHSDTVDHLAEGCRVIARNAEGVPVSLQWGETTFGIQFHPEVTHSHEGRTILRNFLSCAANLKKFDIGDFKRELIREIRERVGNRQVVCGVSGGVDSTVLAVLLHEAGVNMRAIFVDNGLLRKNEAEEVRANFARMNVEIETVDASERFLAALDGESDPEKKRRIIGGLFIDVFWDAVGDAEMLAQGTLYPDVIESASNAKSKASVIKTHHNRVERVLELQAQGKVLEPLAELFKDEVRELGASMGIPHDILWRHPFPGPGLAVRCPGVVTKERLDIIRECDAIFIGNLKKYGWYDKVWQAYAGLIPVKTVGVKGDERSYEWATNLRAIVSEDAMTADWVELPPALLRETSNRILNEVKGINRVLYDISTKPPASIEWE